The following are from one region of the Prevotella communis genome:
- a CDS encoding fimbrillin family protein → MKRNYLYKLSQLVLMMTFILGMTGCNETIDSLFSDGISEGEEVMFTTSLPGAPATRGAHEDYEEEMNKYQAVNKAYEFTIDMYADGKVIGTGTYGPDTLKTDGTLSPKTGHTPLYWSSTTVPYAFKAVAGTEDLSPVQNTQKDWLQQDRLEGYGYVQLWDENNNTPTDNLDALNYHTAKEWKALNNQSKMVSDNNDLKKIPLYLQHKRSLISIILKAGEGVTRKALAYDVAENDLSAKIFSYDTAGSPIEIMPLAKEEKIHYDKDKNGGAEDSVSTTRYDAIVYPYDYSANPSTDLIARISLSGQHYSFYAQNDYLFDDPDNPSKASYRLEPGKRLVITVTLSRDSRKILMSAYVEDWTEEVTNTICDDYGNAGEPIKISNRTELITFLESDEKNKPGNVALVTNNIDLQDWPSTYDLCCTLNLGGKTIISNHRFLNSLQDAATLQNGTIQIGGVVDAAVAETNKGAIEDVRVTTKDAEAHATAAGVVVNNTGTISKCHSALRVSDGTVDYVGGIAATSLSAESKIAIIDGCTVTNRVDGGSKKGGGIVGMANGYINNNTFEYGITLNQDKTQFKNIVGERNNNHATLNVENNAWPTVDDNSFGENRPNTNAFENPYSGIIDCEDELEESTTSTIYNQDKKRYRLAKDITVQKNTGDVKYELDGNGKTITTKAMIFDEVTGIIHNLTVDVIANLEATQDATQATDGIAPLAFAVHGDGAEISNIKVKTLNNTVIKASNPAGVVVWAYDNAIVKNCEVLVNLYANVSTSVTQGRKFTGGIVSTSSKATVTQCIIHSGSKFDGTGASVIYCGGIVGGIENKSNSNNTSELTITDCTSFITLTQDEKHGAILGSANVGASTVIATSKTCQGNWWQDNCNGVGTPKDSDESLIGKRNAITPMEKDF, encoded by the coding sequence ATGAAGAGAAACTATCTATATAAACTATCACAACTGGTGCTCATGATGACCTTCATCCTTGGAATGACAGGTTGTAATGAGACCATCGACAGCCTCTTCTCCGATGGCATCTCCGAGGGTGAGGAAGTGATGTTTACCACTTCTCTGCCTGGTGCTCCTGCCACCCGTGGCGCTCATGAGGATTATGAGGAGGAGATGAATAAGTACCAGGCTGTTAATAAGGCTTATGAGTTTACTATTGACATGTATGCCGATGGTAAGGTCATTGGCACGGGCACCTATGGCCCTGACACCTTAAAGACTGATGGCACATTGAGTCCAAAGACCGGCCATACGCCGCTATATTGGTCCAGCACCACCGTACCCTATGCCTTTAAGGCCGTTGCCGGTACGGAGGACCTCTCACCTGTTCAGAACACTCAGAAAGACTGGCTGCAGCAAGACCGTCTGGAAGGCTATGGCTATGTGCAGTTGTGGGATGAGAATAACAATACCCCCACAGACAATCTGGATGCCCTGAATTATCACACTGCCAAGGAGTGGAAGGCGCTGAACAATCAATCCAAGATGGTGAGCGATAATAACGACTTAAAGAAGATACCGCTCTATCTGCAGCATAAGCGCTCGCTTATCAGCATCATTCTGAAAGCTGGCGAGGGTGTGACTCGTAAAGCCCTGGCTTATGATGTGGCAGAGAACGACCTGAGTGCTAAGATTTTCTCGTACGACACTGCGGGTTCGCCTATAGAGATTATGCCGCTGGCTAAGGAGGAAAAGATACATTACGATAAAGATAAGAACGGTGGGGCAGAGGATAGTGTGAGCACCACGCGCTATGATGCGATTGTGTACCCCTATGATTACTCTGCCAATCCTTCTACAGACCTCATTGCCAGAATAAGTCTTTCCGGTCAGCATTATTCGTTCTATGCTCAGAACGACTATCTGTTTGATGACCCGGATAATCCCAGCAAAGCCAGTTATCGACTGGAGCCTGGCAAACGTCTTGTTATCACCGTCACCCTGAGTCGTGACAGTCGTAAGATACTGATGTCGGCCTATGTCGAGGATTGGACAGAAGAGGTGACCAACACCATTTGCGATGACTATGGTAATGCTGGCGAACCTATCAAGATCAGTAACCGCACAGAACTCATAACCTTCCTGGAATCCGACGAGAAAAACAAGCCCGGTAATGTGGCACTTGTAACAAATAATATTGATTTGCAGGATTGGCCCAGCACCTATGACCTCTGTTGTACGTTGAATCTGGGTGGTAAGACCATCATCAGTAACCACCGTTTCCTGAACTCACTTCAGGATGCTGCCACTCTGCAGAATGGTACCATTCAGATTGGTGGTGTCGTCGATGCCGCTGTAGCAGAAACCAACAAGGGTGCTATTGAGGATGTCCGCGTGACGACAAAAGATGCAGAAGCCCATGCCACTGCCGCAGGTGTGGTGGTCAACAACACTGGCACCATCTCGAAATGTCATTCCGCCTTGAGAGTGTCAGATGGTACTGTCGATTACGTGGGTGGTATTGCCGCTACTTCCCTTTCCGCAGAAAGTAAGATTGCCATTATCGATGGTTGCACCGTGACCAATCGTGTGGATGGTGGCAGCAAAAAGGGTGGTGGTATCGTGGGTATGGCTAATGGCTACATCAACAACAACACCTTTGAGTATGGCATCACCCTGAATCAGGACAAGACGCAGTTCAAGAATATCGTGGGTGAAAGAAACAACAATCATGCCACCCTCAATGTTGAGAACAACGCCTGGCCCACGGTTGATGATAATTCCTTTGGTGAGAACCGTCCTAACACCAATGCCTTTGAGAATCCCTACTCAGGCATCATCGATTGTGAGGATGAGTTGGAGGAATCAACAACATCAACAATTTACAATCAAGACAAAAAGCGTTATCGCCTGGCAAAGGATATTACCGTTCAGAAAAACACCGGCGACGTGAAATACGAACTGGATGGTAATGGTAAGACCATCACCACCAAGGCCATGATCTTTGATGAGGTCACAGGTATCATACACAACTTAACGGTTGATGTAATTGCCAATTTGGAAGCCACTCAGGATGCGACACAAGCTACAGATGGTATCGCACCTTTAGCCTTTGCCGTACATGGTGATGGGGCCGAAATCAGTAATATCAAGGTGAAGACCCTCAACAATACGGTCATCAAAGCCTCTAACCCCGCAGGTGTGGTGGTCTGGGCTTACGACAATGCCATTGTCAAGAACTGCGAGGTATTGGTGAATCTCTATGCCAATGTGAGTACATCTGTCACGCAGGGACGTAAGTTCACTGGTGGTATTGTCTCTACATCATCAAAGGCTACAGTTACCCAATGCATCATCCATTCTGGCAGTAAGTTTGATGGCACTGGCGCTTCGGTCATCTATTGCGGTGGTATCGTGGGTGGTATAGAGAACAAATCAAATTCAAATAACACGTCAGAACTGACCATCACCGACTGTACCAGTTTCATCACCTTGACACAGGATGAAAAGCACGGAGCTATCTTAGGCAGTGCTAATGTGGGTGCAAGTACTGTGATTGCCACCTCAAAGACCTGTCAGGGCAACTGGTGGCAGGACAATTGCAATGGTGTGGGTACACCAAAAGACAGTGATGAGTCACTGATTGGCAAACGCAATGCCATCACCCCAATGGAAAAGGATTTTTAA
- a CDS encoding COG1470 family protein, producing the protein MTKGMLLMLLFLAQTVISSAQVKLYLEDFSVSRADITSAEGKAVSLILDNNAVATQLQVTIDLPEGLEYVPNSAKKTDRIKSGDAYVDASTATGKLVIVGTDVNVAVGSGAVITFNVRPDATLKDGDHQIKLTEIVVSDENANLLNNVTASTSTVTMLSLGSCKMEAPAMLEAELNKEYQIDVTLSNEGVDNVAAVSGTVTVPAGLEIIAGEEGKFIRSDRAQSPLSFKVKEFDGYTNFVLSSNRNTVITGTDGVLFSFKVKADASLAAGAAIKLSDLRVADTDGKSAPMSDIEIKVVINKLSVAKYELSTAIEKVKAIETEGMEGADALAAAIRQAEAALNATTIDDVDVAKEALAQAVSVFNKANLADGLVEIAQSQGKDLDDFTRAELVEGEGYNTYTVNGDLNIAIKMMNIDVKGCDYVVIKFAEPVAAGWHLAFWSNQDLVDVPAGATEFKYVFADDPKCGVSADGILPQICMMTFFGGFQAPLVAKVEGIYKHVEPVHTWNFTKWSEATVANLKADAAASKVAGWSDVEKKADAEAGNDAPAATKDNCFWAVIAEGGELTANGEVIEELKGLQFGATFAGNRSLAIAVNYPTTSLGTYAGPAYLWLGGKNFECFTIPAVKGGTTIKMGVESHKLTEARGVQLFAGETELKDAAGNAVAAPKTYTEQTWVVPEGNAFDIVVKNTNGCHIYFIDAEQDEQTLTSINTVKSSINDGVIYNLNGQKVSKALKGLFIINGKKVVIK; encoded by the coding sequence ATGACTAAAGGCATGCTGCTGATGTTGCTCTTCTTGGCACAGACAGTGATTTCATCCGCTCAAGTGAAACTCTATTTGGAGGACTTTTCTGTATCAAGAGCTGATATAACAAGTGCTGAAGGCAAGGCTGTTTCACTGATACTTGACAATAATGCAGTTGCCACACAGCTGCAAGTGACTATAGACCTCCCTGAAGGTCTGGAATATGTTCCTAACTCAGCAAAAAAGACAGACCGTATTAAGAGTGGTGATGCATATGTTGATGCTTCTACCGCTACTGGTAAGCTGGTTATTGTGGGAACAGACGTGAATGTGGCTGTTGGCAGTGGTGCTGTGATTACTTTCAATGTAAGACCCGACGCCACGCTGAAGGACGGTGATCATCAGATTAAACTGACTGAGATCGTTGTTTCTGACGAGAATGCCAATCTGCTCAACAATGTTACTGCATCCACAAGCACAGTGACGATGCTTAGTCTGGGTTCTTGTAAGATGGAGGCTCCCGCTATGCTGGAGGCAGAATTAAACAAGGAGTATCAGATTGATGTCACCCTGAGCAATGAGGGCGTTGATAATGTTGCTGCTGTTTCAGGTACTGTTACTGTTCCTGCCGGCTTGGAGATTATCGCAGGCGAAGAGGGTAAGTTCATCCGTTCTGACCGTGCCCAGTCTCCTCTGAGCTTCAAGGTGAAGGAGTTTGATGGCTATACCAACTTCGTACTGAGTTCTAATAGAAACACTGTGATTACTGGTACGGATGGTGTCCTCTTCTCTTTCAAGGTAAAGGCTGATGCCTCTCTGGCTGCCGGCGCCGCTATCAAGTTGAGCGACCTCCGTGTTGCTGATACAGATGGTAAGTCTGCTCCGATGTCAGATATCGAGATTAAGGTGGTTATCAACAAGCTGAGTGTTGCTAAGTACGAGTTGAGCACTGCTATTGAGAAGGTGAAGGCTATCGAGACAGAGGGTATGGAAGGTGCCGACGCACTGGCTGCCGCAATCCGTCAAGCTGAGGCTGCTCTTAATGCCACAACTATCGATGATGTTGACGTTGCCAAGGAAGCACTGGCACAGGCTGTATCTGTGTTCAACAAGGCAAACTTGGCCGATGGCCTCGTAGAGATTGCCCAGAGTCAGGGTAAGGATCTCGACGACTTCACACGTGCTGAACTGGTAGAGGGTGAGGGCTATAACACCTATACTGTAAATGGCGATCTGAACATTGCTATCAAGATGATGAATATCGATGTAAAGGGTTGCGACTATGTAGTTATTAAGTTTGCTGAGCCTGTTGCTGCAGGATGGCATCTCGCATTCTGGTCTAACCAGGATCTGGTTGATGTTCCTGCCGGTGCTACCGAGTTCAAGTATGTGTTTGCCGATGATCCCAAGTGCGGTGTTTCTGCAGATGGCATTCTGCCACAAATCTGCATGATGACCTTCTTCGGTGGCTTCCAGGCTCCCCTTGTTGCCAAGGTTGAGGGTATCTACAAGCATGTTGAACCCGTTCATACTTGGAACTTCACAAAGTGGAGCGAGGCTACTGTTGCCAACCTGAAGGCCGATGCAGCTGCTAGTAAGGTTGCCGGTTGGAGCGATGTTGAGAAGAAAGCTGATGCCGAAGCTGGTAACGATGCTCCTGCGGCTACTAAGGACAACTGCTTCTGGGCAGTTATTGCCGAGGGTGGCGAGTTGACCGCTAATGGTGAAGTTATCGAGGAGTTGAAGGGCCTGCAGTTTGGTGCTACCTTCGCAGGCAACCGTTCACTGGCTATCGCTGTGAACTATCCTACAACAAGTCTTGGAACTTACGCCGGTCCTGCATACCTCTGGCTGGGTGGTAAGAACTTTGAGTGCTTCACTATCCCTGCTGTCAAGGGTGGTACCACCATCAAGATGGGTGTTGAGTCACACAAGTTGACTGAAGCTCGTGGCGTACAGCTGTTCGCAGGTGAGACAGAGTTGAAGGATGCCGCTGGCAATGCTGTCGCAGCTCCAAAGACTTACACCGAGCAGACTTGGGTTGTTCCCGAAGGCAACGCTTTCGACATCGTCGTAAAGAATACAAATGGTTGTCACATCTATTTCATCGATGCTGAGCAGGATGAACAGACACTGACAAGTATTAATACCGTGAAGAGTAGCATCAATGATGGTGTTATCTATAATCTGAACGGTCAGAAGGTGAGCAAGGCTCTGAAGGGTCTATTCATCATCAATGGTAAGAAGGTCGTTATTAAGTAA
- a CDS encoding fimbrillin family protein, with the protein MTIRKYLYIAFALLVASCSETEIEESQDPVRSMPVLFSAGNTEATVTRATASYMPKNSHFVCSMFFHAGVNDTIGSEFGAPVADVNMTTAWLKISNSTGNAVYWNKAYSEVVKDSLDVYGFNVNSKCFYWQNRLNHIFLALTDNNDLDGSISNGSLKIYPDVTDKYKDKYMLAYDLTRGDKTSMAEQPDPILALETARPSGGTPEANRVKLFFKHQFAQVQVNLKSSLDQSAVIDSAWIERVELLGVAETGYVPYCILSDGTLPAATSLPINVDDNKYQSTIKDNPYGSSFNMFKRSTPVGGYLKSFECIAFGTLQGIRITWRESDAADAVKHVTTYKGVKNLTLKSGTKYIYNMELRRSLIAEVTAKIKPWEMDTANYSADGTIKDDNQN; encoded by the coding sequence ATGACAATTAGAAAGTATCTGTATATTGCTTTTGCACTGCTGGTGGCCAGTTGCTCTGAGACTGAGATTGAAGAATCTCAGGACCCGGTACGAAGTATGCCTGTGCTCTTCTCTGCCGGTAATACCGAGGCAACCGTTACCCGTGCCACCGCATCCTATATGCCTAAGAACAGCCATTTTGTCTGCTCCATGTTCTTCCATGCCGGTGTAAACGATACTATCGGTTCTGAGTTTGGTGCTCCTGTAGCCGATGTCAACATGACCACAGCCTGGCTGAAGATCAGTAACAGCACGGGTAATGCCGTCTATTGGAATAAGGCATACTCCGAGGTAGTCAAAGATAGTCTGGATGTCTATGGCTTCAATGTGAACTCCAAGTGTTTCTATTGGCAGAACCGCTTGAACCATATCTTCCTGGCGCTGACAGACAATAATGATCTTGATGGGAGCATTAGCAATGGTTCCCTGAAAATCTATCCGGATGTCACCGATAAATATAAGGATAAGTATATGCTGGCCTACGATCTGACAAGAGGTGATAAGACGTCGATGGCGGAGCAACCAGACCCCATCCTGGCATTAGAGACTGCACGTCCTTCTGGTGGTACTCCCGAGGCCAACCGTGTAAAACTGTTCTTTAAGCACCAGTTCGCACAGGTACAGGTCAACCTGAAGAGCTCGTTAGACCAGTCTGCTGTAATTGACTCAGCCTGGATAGAGCGTGTTGAACTGCTGGGCGTGGCCGAGACGGGCTATGTGCCTTATTGCATCCTGTCCGACGGTACGCTTCCTGCCGCCACCTCCCTTCCCATCAATGTTGACGATAATAAATATCAGTCCACAATAAAAGACAATCCTTATGGTTCTTCTTTCAACATGTTCAAGCGCTCAACACCTGTGGGCGGCTATCTCAAGTCGTTCGAGTGTATTGCCTTCGGTACCTTGCAGGGTATCCGTATCACCTGGAGAGAGTCCGACGCTGCCGATGCCGTCAAGCACGTGACCACCTATAAAGGTGTGAAGAACCTGACGCTGAAAAGTGGCACTAAGTATATCTACAATATGGAGTTGCGCCGCAGTCTGATAGCAGAGGTCACTGCCAAAATCAAACCCTGGGAGATGGATACAGCCAACTATTCTGCTGATGGTACGATAAAGGACGATAATCAGAACTAA
- a CDS encoding fimbrillin family protein → MKINKIFILGLAILLAACTADEAPQAQQASGILSFSTTINNFEGEDITRTNFAGNAFENGDKVKLKIICPFSSRTEFGETTYGNSFDAFWLLKWNTSQWINIVAKDGYDINGDYSPSASPNIYDRYEAQQTPYVYTAQTWSEEQIFIAGNGTRVEQYSNVFHANQTKAADYKACDLMWAQTIQQTGSYNVHLSFKHVMAALLITINDSTNLGITDNAVLTLEGMPDIDQAEVIVGDYYAARSKVNSSNYGYKNKHSCTQAENGTVIGVAVVDDNQAKAYTTPIGNIQQNGIYTAYNAGSKTYRLIVPPCTLSGKATFWLRDGEKRYSMQLTQTTFEAGKLYKVTMKL, encoded by the coding sequence ATGAAGATAAACAAGATATTTATCCTGGGATTAGCCATACTGCTGGCCGCCTGCACTGCTGATGAGGCTCCGCAAGCGCAGCAGGCATCGGGTATCCTGTCGTTCTCTACTACTATCAATAACTTCGAGGGCGAGGATATAACCCGTACCAACTTCGCTGGCAATGCCTTCGAGAATGGTGACAAGGTGAAGTTGAAGATTATCTGTCCCTTCTCGTCGCGTACAGAGTTTGGCGAGACCACCTATGGTAATAGTTTCGATGCTTTCTGGTTGCTGAAGTGGAATACCAGTCAGTGGATCAATATCGTGGCCAAAGATGGCTACGATATCAATGGCGACTACAGTCCTTCGGCATCGCCCAATATCTATGATCGCTATGAAGCCCAGCAGACGCCTTATGTCTATACGGCGCAGACCTGGAGCGAAGAGCAGATTTTTATTGCCGGCAATGGTACGCGTGTAGAGCAATACAGTAATGTGTTCCACGCTAACCAGACCAAGGCCGCCGATTATAAGGCCTGTGACCTGATGTGGGCACAGACCATCCAGCAGACGGGTTCATACAATGTGCACCTGAGTTTCAAGCACGTGATGGCGGCGCTGCTCATCACTATTAATGACAGTACTAATCTTGGTATCACTGACAATGCCGTGCTTACCCTCGAGGGCATGCCCGATATCGACCAGGCAGAGGTTATCGTGGGCGACTACTATGCAGCCAGGAGTAAGGTGAACTCTAGTAATTATGGCTATAAGAATAAGCACAGCTGTACCCAGGCCGAGAACGGCACCGTGATTGGTGTGGCCGTTGTCGATGATAATCAGGCCAAGGCTTATACCACGCCTATCGGCAACATCCAGCAAAACGGCATCTATACAGCTTATAACGCAGGCAGCAAGACCTACCGGTTGATTGTGCCTCCCTGCACGCTTTCAGGCAAAGCCACCTTCTGGTTGCGTGATGGTGAGAAGCGCTACAGCATGCAGCTCACCCAGACCACCTTCGAGGCAGGTAAACTCTATAAAGTAACGATGAAGCTATGA
- a CDS encoding fimbrillin family protein, producing MMKSYKILFLAMVALLAACSSDEDVFSTGDAVELKGIQVAIAGEDVSISRAATVAPLKVSVGRTQFVNEDKIVFTTIKRTHSPLAAFTYSNIHYLYNGTNWERTPNGTASDPEKIYWSDGNNNHTFIAYNLPEGYQWATQSNGTGSDTYAGELGSGKSAIVYNSNDDIKLEDPLILFSDTTKADNGGLTTTVYFTHALSNVRVVVNIKDFAASASAVDTLVKVSHFVLHNQPCKYTWGANSKDDVTALDFNADQQSTKDITLWCPKPEGEGKAQSKTFTFYGLTTPQNAAFHEINANKQPLKFSFEVEYPDAMDPTQSVRKTYMGEFGDTVHFNSGVCTTLNITLNHQNEQMFMDVEYSDWNFVATPDLGALRKKSTFMDINSTVTIHTDANATVDDATWLYQKGGALMDIYGNNGDSRLTPYRITSASQLLSFAKEVKAGVDFKDKFIRLDADITMQSSTAKTSAEDSTATLKAVEWISIGDADHAFNGTFLGGDRYINRLNGNPLFAKLGPAALVEQLYITSIGSITGGGALVDSNEGVIGGCKVVDDVITTGGALIGTNTGTVYASYYTGETVTTQLVGTNNGKMVGCYQSADIASFDESLLVNLVERLNNELTAWYKDNAYTRFFFVYLTASYPTVQKQ from the coding sequence ATGATGAAATCATATAAGATACTGTTCCTGGCTATGGTGGCCCTTCTTGCTGCCTGCAGCAGTGATGAGGATGTATTCTCTACTGGCGATGCCGTGGAGTTGAAAGGCATACAGGTTGCTATCGCCGGCGAGGATGTCTCTATCTCTCGTGCCGCTACCGTTGCCCCCTTGAAAGTCAGCGTGGGACGTACGCAGTTCGTCAACGAAGACAAGATAGTGTTCACTACGATTAAGCGTACCCATAGTCCGTTGGCGGCTTTCACCTATAGTAATATCCACTATCTCTATAATGGTACCAACTGGGAGCGCACACCTAACGGTACTGCCAGTGATCCTGAAAAAATATACTGGTCCGATGGCAATAATAATCACACCTTCATTGCCTATAACCTGCCCGAAGGCTATCAGTGGGCGACGCAGTCCAATGGTACGGGTAGCGATACTTATGCCGGTGAACTGGGCTCAGGTAAATCTGCTATCGTTTACAATAGCAATGATGATATAAAGCTGGAAGACCCGCTGATTCTTTTCAGCGACACCACCAAGGCCGATAATGGCGGACTGACCACCACGGTTTATTTTACGCATGCCTTGAGCAATGTGCGTGTGGTGGTGAATATCAAGGACTTTGCCGCCAGTGCCAGTGCCGTGGATACGCTGGTCAAGGTGAGTCATTTTGTGCTCCACAACCAGCCTTGCAAATACACCTGGGGTGCCAACAGTAAGGATGATGTCACAGCCCTTGATTTCAATGCCGATCAGCAGTCCACCAAGGATATTACCCTCTGGTGCCCCAAGCCAGAAGGCGAGGGAAAGGCTCAGAGCAAGACCTTTACCTTCTATGGTCTGACAACGCCGCAGAATGCTGCATTCCATGAAATCAATGCCAACAAGCAGCCGTTGAAATTCTCGTTCGAGGTGGAATATCCTGATGCGATGGATCCCACTCAATCAGTCAGAAAGACCTATATGGGCGAATTTGGCGATACGGTTCACTTCAACTCTGGCGTATGCACCACGTTGAACATCACGTTGAACCACCAGAATGAGCAGATGTTCATGGATGTCGAGTATAGTGACTGGAACTTCGTGGCTACGCCCGACCTGGGTGCTCTGCGCAAGAAGTCCACCTTCATGGATATCAATAGCACTGTGACCATCCATACCGATGCAAACGCTACCGTTGACGATGCCACATGGCTTTATCAAAAAGGTGGGGCGCTTATGGATATCTATGGTAATAATGGTGATAGTCGACTGACGCCTTACCGCATCACGTCGGCCTCGCAACTCCTGTCGTTTGCCAAGGAAGTAAAGGCTGGTGTGGATTTCAAAGATAAGTTTATCCGCCTGGATGCCGACATCACCATGCAGTCGAGTACGGCCAAGACGAGTGCAGAAGACTCTACTGCCACTCTCAAGGCCGTCGAGTGGATTAGCATCGGCGATGCCGACCATGCTTTCAATGGCACCTTCCTTGGTGGCGACCGTTATATCAACCGTCTCAATGGTAACCCTCTGTTTGCAAAACTGGGCCCGGCTGCTCTTGTCGAACAGCTTTATATCACATCTATTGGTAGTATCACAGGTGGTGGAGCCCTGGTCGATTCCAATGAAGGCGTTATCGGTGGTTGTAAGGTGGTAGATGATGTCATCACCACCGGTGGTGCACTTATCGGCACCAATACGGGTACGGTCTATGCCTCCTATTATACGGGTGAGACCGTTACCACTCAGTTGGTAGGCACTAACAATGGTAAAATGGTTGGCTGCTATCAGTCTGCAGATATCGCATCCTTTGACGAGTCCCTGTTGGTGAACCTGGTAGAAAGACTGAATAATGAACTCACGGCATGGTATAAGGATAACGCCTATACCCGGTTCTTCTTCGTCTATCTTACTGCCAGCTACCCTACGGTACAGAAACAGTAA
- a CDS encoding LytTR family DNA-binding domain-containing protein — protein MAPLLQPRLVLKGHEEIFFIDLNNVLYFLADDHYAHVYYASGYHCMVPYGLSKIETLLQEMDDDTSFMLRLSRKYIININKLQRISTVKAAIVLLDDAGNAVTLPVSKAALRENIDVLSGL, from the coding sequence ATGGCACCTCTTCTTCAACCAAGGTTAGTTCTGAAAGGACACGAAGAAATATTCTTCATCGACCTAAACAACGTACTCTATTTTCTTGCAGATGATCATTACGCTCACGTTTACTACGCCAGCGGCTATCATTGCATGGTGCCTTATGGACTGTCTAAGATCGAGACCCTCTTGCAAGAGATGGACGATGATACCTCGTTTATGTTGCGCCTCAGTCGCAAATACATTATCAATATCAATAAACTTCAGCGCATCAGCACCGTAAAGGCAGCCATTGTTCTCCTCGACGATGCTGGCAATGCTGTTACGCTCCCTGTTTCAAAGGCTGCTTTACGTGAAAATATAGACGTGCTTTCAGGATTATAG
- a CDS encoding glycoside hydrolase family 43 protein has protein sequence MKRLYITLVALTTAVLGIMAQNPQKGNYGYLYCHMSDKGQWTAFAVSRDGYHYQDIKGGNPVMDPKEHARIEGGQRDAYICRSWNGKGYVMVTTDMNNAMTKALKKQNDWDNYGIDLLTSKDLIHWESVSFDYRQGVTIFSNPEAESVYKDWSTINRVWAPQIFWDPDYVWENGDKGGYMIYYSMWNRAEEKYDRMYYSYADKSFTKLTQPKLLFDWGYATIDADINLLSDGKYHMLIKKEGGKPGIYTATSDHLTYGWGEPIEDDYVSFEGKKKCEGSSAFQLIGDKTWRVAYIQYSDRPKHYRICKADENLRNFHDPVDIEGVTAPQHGSFMRLTKKEYKRLLKWSNGSLAE, from the coding sequence ATGAAAAGACTTTATATCACACTGGTAGCGCTGACGACAGCAGTGCTCGGCATAATGGCTCAGAATCCGCAAAAGGGCAATTATGGTTATTTGTATTGTCACATGAGCGACAAGGGTCAATGGACGGCCTTTGCCGTGAGTCGCGACGGCTATCACTATCAGGATATCAAGGGAGGCAATCCCGTGATGGACCCCAAGGAGCATGCCCGTATCGAGGGCGGCCAGCGAGATGCCTATATCTGCCGCTCATGGAACGGAAAGGGTTACGTCATGGTCACCACCGACATGAACAATGCCATGACCAAGGCACTGAAGAAACAGAACGACTGGGACAACTACGGCATCGACCTGCTCACCAGTAAGGACCTGATCCACTGGGAGAGCGTGAGCTTCGACTATCGCCAGGGTGTGACCATCTTCTCTAATCCCGAGGCCGAGAGCGTGTATAAGGACTGGAGCACCATCAACCGTGTGTGGGCACCACAGATTTTCTGGGACCCCGACTACGTATGGGAGAATGGCGACAAGGGCGGCTATATGATTTATTACTCCATGTGGAACCGTGCCGAGGAGAAATACGACCGTATGTACTACTCGTATGCCGACAAGAGTTTTACAAAGTTAACCCAGCCCAAACTGCTGTTCGACTGGGGCTATGCTACCATCGATGCCGATATCAATCTGCTCAGTGATGGCAAATATCACATGCTGATTAAGAAAGAAGGCGGCAAGCCTGGCATCTATACTGCTACCAGCGACCACCTGACCTACGGCTGGGGCGAGCCCATTGAGGACGATTATGTATCTTTTGAGGGTAAGAAGAAATGCGAGGGCTCCAGTGCCTTCCAGCTGATTGGTGATAAGACATGGCGCGTGGCCTATATCCAGTATAGCGACCGTCCTAAGCACTATCGCATCTGTAAGGCCGACGAGAACCTGCGCAATTTCCACGACCCTGTGGATATCGAGGGCGTCACCGCTCCACAGCACGGTTCGTTTATGCGTCTAACCAAGAAGGAATACAAGCGGCTGCTGAAGTGGTCGAACGGTTCCCTTGCTGAATAA